The DNA window acattgtttctttatctgtcCGCGCTAACAAAAAACCTCCAATACCTTAAACTCTACGTGGGCACAGGCAAGCTCTTCGCCACGAGTAGCAGCACTTGCTCGGTGCCGAAGCACCAGTGGTCGATCTGCTTGGACACGCGGCACCAGCGCTCGCCGTGGTGCGGCTCGGCGGCCTTGCAGCGAGACTTAACTTCCTCTTACGACTGTTATACCTATACCCACTTGAAGGTACTAAAGCAACTTTCAACACTATCATACCATGTACCTATCTTTAAGCCACTGTTATATACCCACTCGAAGGTACTCAATCAACTTTCAACACAAACATACCATGCATACACTCAGCCTAGCCGAAACATTATAATCGATGCATCTaaaggagtctacacaccaaacccgccgacccgccgacacagcccggcggcttggtgtcggcgacttTGTTTCAAGAATCATGTCGGCGACTCGTACCCGCGCGTGCAAGTCGGCGGCATGGCCGGCGACTTACGTACGCGCACGCTCAGTTGCCCGCCGACACTCCACGTTCGTACACACTGCAATcagccgccgggctgtgtcggcgggtcggcgggtttggtgtgtagactccttaactaaaaaagttgtacTGATTTCTTGCCGCTGACTAACTCACCGACACAGCCCCATGACACATGTTGGCGGGTTGGCGGGTTTgggtcgccgacaccaagccgccgggctgtgtcggcgggtcggcgggtttggtgtgtagactccttaaagaaacaatatgaagATGGCGGCGTGACTCATACTATATGGCCCTATTCGCGGGTTGACGGCCACGTAAACATTGTTTCTTTACCTGTCCGCGCTAACAAAAAACCTCCAATACCTTAAACTCTACGTGGGCACAGGCAAGCTCTTCGCCACCAACAGCAACACTTGCTCGGTGCCGAAGCACCAGTGGTCGATCTGCTTGGACACGCGGCACTAGCGCTCGCCGTGGTGCGGCTCGGCGGCCTTGCAGCGAGACTTCACGTCCTCTTACCACTGTTATATACCCACTCGAAGCCCTCGAAGGTACTAAATCTACTTTCACCACAATCATACCATGTTTAACACACAAATCATACACTCGGCCTTGTCGATACATTATAATCCACGCatttaaagaaacaatatgaagATGGCAGCCGGACTCTATCTAGCCCTATTCGTGGATTGATGGCGATGTCCACAATATTTCTAACAAATAAAACTCCAATACCTTAAACTCTACGTGGGCACAGGTAAACTTTTCGCCACGAGTAGCAGCACCTGCTCGGTGCCGAAGCACCAGTGGTCGATCTGCTTGGACACGCGGCACCAGCGCTCGCCGTGGTGCGGCTCGGCGGCCTTGCAGCGGGACTTGACGTCCTCCTGAGACTGTTCCGTGCCGTGGAGTAGCTCGAACTTGTAGAAGTAGGCCCATGCGTCGCCGAGGTCGGGGTCGATTTTTACCTATTCAGGTGGAGAGGATGGTTAGATGTTTGcttgtgttattattatgattgaaTTCTTTATTGCATGCACGCACGGCCCGTTATAATCCACTTCTGGACATGGGTCTTGTGCAAGAATGAGGCGATTCAAACACTTCTGGCTAGAACcatacttttatgtttctaaaATGGTGATTTCGCTAACCAATTATTTAGCCCTTAGTTTCCGAGCTGGAAATTTAACCCGCGGTGTCTGATGAAGACACTGCGGGTTAGATTTCCAGCTGGAACTGTAAATTAATGCAAGCGTATTTTCAAGAGTCTTGAGGTGCGCTAATGGAGCCTTCCCGAGTGACGTAGGTATCAACTTATTACACAGATACGCCGCACTTTGGGCAGTCAACTACTGACGCTAATCTTTTCACCCGCTAAGAAAAACAACAGTATCTCACCGTCCGGTTGAACCACTCGCGGCACTTGTTGATCTTGCGCTCGCTCCAGAACAGCTGCGAGATCGCGAGCAACACGTGCGCGTCGTGCTCGCACTTCTTCAGCGCGTCCACCTGCGGacaaacaatacaatacacaatcctctttatttgcacaaaaacaggaataaatacaaaataaatcttaaaaataaaaacagtacaaaaaggaggccttattgcttatagcaatctctaccagacaacctttagaTGGAAGatagttataaaaaacaaCGGTGTTGACATTGCAGTTTACTGTGTCTGTGGAAGACTTGTGCTTGCGTATAAGTCCGCTTGTAAAAATACACGGTGGTTATGTTACCCGTTTTCCGCacccaatcataaccagccaactttcgcaagtcgtcacctcatctagccggagggtgGCCCACACTACCCCATCGTATGAGAGAAATAAGAtgtgtttaaatataaatattgaaataactCACACTCTTAGTCTTCCTCTGCGGCCTAGACTCCATGAATATGGCCTCTGCCCACAAGCGGCCGGCGGCGGGGCACTCCTGTAGAGCTTTCGCCATCATAGCGCTAGCTATCTCCGCGCTGCCGTTCCGCCGCTCTAGTCGGACGCTTTCTAGCCTGGTGGTTTTAGAATGACGGTGTAATCAGATTATGTAGGATGTTAGGAAAATAACCATAATTATTAGAGTAGTAGAGTGACtctcatcattatcatcagcctatagcaggcctggcctctcccaaagcacgccacgtAAGTCAGTCTTGACTCTAATATAGCtacatattatttctatcTCATGGTCATCATGAGTCATGACATTATTAAAGgattttttatatgaaaaagtCGGGATTAATTTGTGATATATGTAATTTGTTTTGAATTCAAGGTCACAGATATATCAAAATACTGTGAAAATTAAAAAGGTAAATTATATCATAAGTCTTTGATAGAAGAGAAGAAGGCACAAATAACTCATAAGCTCTTCACTATTACTTACCATAACTCAGCATCTTTGGGGTTCCGTAGCCTGGCTTTCTCCAGCACGGACCTAGCTTTAGTGATGTGTTTCAGTTGCTCTTCAAGTCGGGATAGCAGGATCCACATCGAGATGCTCGTCGGACATTTCTtcaactaaaattaaatttatattttaattatttttatatcttttCAATATGCTTTTACTTCCAAAACCACAAATCAGGccacattattaaaatttgatcTGTCCAGAAGGACATGCAAATTGCTAAGAAACCGTGCAACAAACAATCGGGCCAgcgtttgtaataataataataataatgtcctcctagccgaattttgactacggcggccaatctcaattgagatcagccatctacgcaggagtagattatagtgcccaagtgtgtgcgcagtacacaggagcactctctgttccatcactctcatagcccaatgggacggattgaccgacacgactggagagagctaggcgcaggaccgactgctttacatgcccatccgacagcatggatcgtttcactgtttcggacatcaggtgatcagccttctaagCCTTCAGCGTTTGTAACAGAagataaacaaaaatacaacgAAGATAGACATACACACTTCAAACTGACAAACCCCCCTCatttaaaactgcaaaaattTACACATCAAATGATGAATTACCATTACTAcaaaaaagtacttatttagGGAGTTCGCCACGTTAGGTATTTCAGAGCGCTATACATCTATCTTACGTCTGTGTGTAGTTTTTGTTTCTATCACCATATAATCCTACTTACCCCCTGAGTATACGTGCTGTGAGCATCATCATACTTCTCCAGCTGCTCCTCGATCTGCCCCTTCATCATGTACAACTTGGCGTAGTCGCTGAACACCTTGATAGCTTCTTCTAGCAATTTCAGCGCCACGTCCATGTTCTTTAGAGCCCATTCCAGCTTGGCGGATTTTATCATCACCTGTGAGTGGAGAAGTTTATGAGGAATGTGGAAAATACAGATTTGAAAGAACAGGGAAATTATGCAATTCataatatagaaaaaatattaataactttCATATCATAGGACTTTATAAATACAACAAGTTATAGGTGCaatcaaaatttatgttattcCATGCATCATAATCATAAGGTACAAATCATTTATCCGAGGTGTAGGCGCAGACGCTCTCGCCTTAGACAGCAGTCGTCTCGCTCTATCGTACTCTTTGTTCTCACTCTTAAACTTGGAGCGGCCAACCAAACTAAATTCAATCTTATTCCATACGGCATAAACCACAAACTACTCACCCGAGGCGTAGGCGCAGAGGCTCTAGCCTTAGACAGCAGTCTTCTCGCTCTGTCATACTCTTTGTTCTCGCTCTCCAGCTTGACAGCGGCCAACCAAATTATATCTTATATCATACGGCATAAGGTACCTTCTAACTAATCACTAAACACTCACCCGAGGTGTAGGCGCAGAGGCTCTCGCCTTAGACAGCAGCCGTCTCGCTCTGTCATACTCTTTGTTCTTACTCTACAGCTTAACCAAACTAAATCTTATTCCATGcatcaaaaatacaaaatactcACCCGAGGCGTAGGCGCAGAGGCTCTTGCCTTAGACAGCAGTCGTCTCGCTCTATCGTACTCTTTGTTCTCGCTCTCCAGCTTGACAGCGGCCAACCACATTCAATATTATACCATACGGCAAGGTACTAACTAATCACTAAACACTCACCCGAGGTGTAGGCGCAGAGGCTCTCgcctttgactttgacttagaCAGCAGCCGTCTGGCTCTTTTGTCTCGCTCTTAAACTTAACAGAAGCCCACCAATTTAAACCTTATATCATGCCCCATAAAGTACAAATACTCACCCGAGGCGTAGGCGCAGAGGCTCTCGCCTTAGAGAGCAGTCGTCTCGCTCTATCGTACTCTTTGTTCTCACTCTACAGCTTAACCAAACTAAATTCAATCTTATTCCGTGCATAATAAAGTATTGTAATtgttaatgaaaatgaaataaattatgattatgattaaaGTACGAAACACTCACCCGAGGCGTAGGCGCAGAGGCTCTCGCCTTAGACAGCAGTCGTCTCGCTCTATCATACTCTTTGTTCTCGCTCTCCAGCTTGACGGCGGCCAGCCAGATCTCTTCCGAGTTGGGGTTCGCCTGGAACGCCAGTGAGAGGATGCCTCGCGCCGCCGGCACGTCGCCTGGggatgtaaaaggttttgtttaaatttggAAGCAGGCATTCATTATGCTTATTGCATTcttatttttacattatatatattatgtatgctACGTTATGCCGTTGCATTACAAATTCAAAGGCTGGTGAGATTTGGTATCAAAGAAAGCATTTCAGATATAGGTAGATTTGATAGTGACGCCTTTGAAAAGGTGCCTTTGAATGAACAAAGACGGCGCGGTGTACGCTTGTACTTTGCCAGTATGCACGCACTGACAGCTCAGCGTTAAATCGGGCGCTAAATAGCGCTATCCATCCTTTGTCGCCATTTTAAAGTCCCCGCTGTTACATAATTTCTGAGAAAGTCACTGATGTCTATATTACAGGGTTTCCCTAGTTTAGACATCAGAGGATTACCGCATACGGACTATTACATTATGTGATTATCTAAAAACCTTATTGTTACAAGGAATATTTACATgattacattaattattaagtaatttattatacttctATAATATAAGTTCATTCTAGCAATTGTAACTAGTATTGTGGTACTTTTTGTGtaacatttttgaaataaagtttattattataatataggtgAGTCACCTGCGAGCCACTTGGACTTGGCGCCCATGAGCCACAGCACCTCGGACTTGGGGCAGTGCGCCACGGCTCGCTGCAGTAGCGCCTCTAATGAAGCCCGCGATCCGTGCTGCTTCTCCAGATAGGCGGCGCGCAGCCAGATGGACTTCTTGGAGGGGAAGACGGATAGCGCGTAGCCGTATACTGCGCGTGCGCATTCGAATGCGCCTTCGCTGCCGCACTGCGGGAGTAGAGTGGGTTAGTGAGAAGGATACAGTTATGgttaaattatgtaagttcATTATCGAAAGATTACCGATATAAGCGGGAAACGCAATGTATTAATTgtatgtaataaaaacaaGCCCTGTATTTTGTCCTCATATAactgtcgcaggcatctggtttaatctcctgtttgattgaaccgctagcccgttcattggatgacgctactcagttgaatgactaaagaacaactcgtcaagtggttgactgtaacgtccaacgtcttgactgaacgttatcagggtgtccactcagaatgctccaaaaaattccctgacttttccctgactttccctgaccattTCAGAAATTTTCCCTGTCCAGagatcaaaataaacaaaagcttGATTTGAAAGTTTTCCGTTAATTTGCTTCACACTTATTAAAAAGCTTCGACTgcgtaaaatatatattcagGGGGCTGTAAAAAGTGTATATCACGCCGAAAGAGACGAGAGTGACTCAGACAGATCatttgaaatataataatcataaaataaataaaaaacttgcATTTCCATACAAACTTTCAAGTCAGGTTTTactatttagaaaaaaaaacgcgaatttcaaaaactcgtagaacaaaagttgtttcgactgaccccctgagtcactccGTTTCGGCTATGTTCAGTTGTTCACCTACCACTATTGCGACATTCTGTATAGAAAGCAATgataaattaagtttaaattaaataagtacctacatgatttttttgtacaacaaagtttaaatacgtttattttGCTATAACGTGTAattcttttttgtatttgcaaaattgaaaaatattttttatatttcaaaatgtcaTTTTACTTTGGAAAGAAGTCATTAAGATTTTGGAAACCCAAGCGGAATCCGCTGTTGgttattattgcaaaataCGTTAGTTAGAATTATTTAAAGCACACTTATTGATGGTAGGATTATTACAGAGTGCTTTAAAAGTACACCTTCATATTTTTCAGAAAATGCGAGGTTGGAAGCAGGTggataaaacaaacttttaaattttgtatataaaacTTGTACTAGTGCCAGGGGTATAGTAATGTGTTTAGCTTTGTAAATAcagtacttaatttatttaattaaaacaaaaccgaaatcaaatattttcgtatcgtGGAGGCACGTCTGCATGCGCTTCCGCTGCCGGAGCAAAGTATGAGAAATGAGTGCCGATACAGCTCGTCTGCACCAACACGTTATATGGGGGCTTATTTTTCATCACAAACTcctaaaaattttaaaacaaaagttgttcagaatggcaACCTGAGTCACACTCTTTTGGAAGAAATTGAATTAAGGGGACACcattttactatttaaaaaCTATGAACTGAGCCTGAAATCTGGCTAACGAGATTTTATTATAtgacttatgtattttacgtttaaaataaaagaagaaaaataataaccatTAAAGGAAATGACTACAAAAAAATGCTTCACTAgtcatttttccctgactttccaggtggcccatcaatttcactgactttccatgaccaccttgagcttccctgacttttccctgactatccctgactttccagaaagTGGACACCCTGGTTATTctgcgaagtcgttaaatgggatatagtatagcaactttgtaatgtctggttaggatgaacatgaccagacaagagtcaacaaaatactatgttacaaagctctcatctcacaaataaactaaacaataacaataaacgtaccttgatattgttgttcaaaattatccagtttcagcacatttttttctttgaaactatccgccggcggtgtaataataggtaaatccatgttgtcacactattttaacataaataacgcactttaaaactaatttatttgcaaaaaataacaatacaagtgctttttgtgtcagctgttcgctgttagacgccatattggttttattcaccacctgactgattttaagtccgctaactagttggacgttttgtgacgcttgtacaatcaacgttcggcctagtcatacaactgaatagcgtcatccaatgaacgggctagcggttcaatcaaacaggagattaaaccagatgcctacGACATAACCACCACCCTTTTTAAAAAGATCAAATACAGAACCAAACTTGCAGATGACTACATAAAGTATATGATTAAAATTTACCATTTCCGCGTCCTCCATCCAGGTGTGCTTTTGGTCTTCTGGCTCGATGCCGTGGCCAATTACAGCTCTGATTATAGCCTGAAAACATATTTATGTGAGCCTTATGATTACATATACTGATAATATTGTGTTTTTATAACTTATGAGTTTAAATTACAGTAAAATACAAagataagaaaatataaacgACTTGCCAATACCGCAAGAGaccaataatttataatggATTCCAAGTTATAAAAACCCTTATTTCCTGTTGACATTCAACAAAATGAAATTACTAACCTGACAAGTGTGAACCGCTCCAGACTTCTCGGCCTCCATGGCTTCCTTGAACCAGTGCTCGCGGTTGATCTCCACCCCGTTGGCGCTGAGCGATGTGATCGCGCGGTCTATGATCTTCTCTACCATGTGCGTGTTGCCTGGAATGTGTCAAGGATGCCATTTTTATGGTCTGTATACAGGATGGAATTTGGACATGATCGAAGGTACGCTGAATCTATGGTTTAGCTTCAATAGAGATAAATAAGCCACATTCCACATAGAAACACATAGACAAAATCAGCCTATCAGTAAATAAAAGTGAGGTGAAAGAATGAGTGTCATGCAGTACTAGGttttctaatatttatttatttattaataggaATAACAGCCTGTTTTACAAGGCCTGGACAAAAGGAAAATATTGTTGATAATTTCATAGCATAACCTCCCGATTTTTTATGACACAGATAACATTTACTCTGATTTATTACAGTATGCTCCAAAAAACATTTCTTATATTGATAACCgtgaaaagaaagaaaaaaaccaaaacatACCATGAGCTTCCTCCAACTTAGCAGCCGTGACCCAAATCTGTCGATCCGTAGGTATATTCTCTCTAGCTTTGTTCAGAACCTTCCTTGCATTCTCATACGTCTCCAGCCTAGCCAGGGCCAGCCATAGCTCTACGCTGGTCGGACAACATTCTACAGCTCTGGAGAGCAGTATTCTGGCGTCTTCTGGGTTTTCCATCTCCACGGCTGCCTTCCACAGACGCACCGAGTTTGGTATGTGTTCTAGGGCTTTGCGGTAGACGCGGCGTTTGGCCTGcggaaataattatgttgaatAAATAGTGATAAGTAGAGAAAAttgtttacttattttattatcgcATCAGAGAAATTGTAGCAGAACACATGGTACATAGGAAAATATGCTCcgcatattataattatgtttaggATACCCCGCATCAAACCATATTTATGTTGGGCACCCTCATGACCTTGGCCTTGACcctgatatatatatatatatatatatatatcctAACACTATGAGACAGGTTCTTTACGGTGTCCAGCAGCTGCAGTCCTTACTATaggagcgtgggacaccctcttttCCATATGCTTCACAT is part of the Plutella xylostella chromosome 3, ilPluXylo3.1, whole genome shotgun sequence genome and encodes:
- the LOC105380033 gene encoding pre-mRNA-processing factor 6 isoform X2, which gives rise to MSVPPQAFVNKNKKHFLGIPAPLGYVAGVGRGATGFTTRSDIGPARDANDVSDDRHAPPVAKRKKNEEEDDDEDLNDSNYDEFSGYSGSLFSKDPYDKDDAEADAIYESIDKRMDEKRKEYREKRLKEDLERYRQERPKIQQQFSDLKRELKDVSEEEWSAIPEVGDARNRKQRNPRAEKFTPLPDSVLSRNLGGESSSSIDPGSGLASMMPGVMTPGMLTPSGDLDLRKIGQARNTLMNVKLSQVSDSVTGQTVVDPKGYLTDLQSMIPTYGGDINDIKKARLLLKSVRETNPNHPPAWIASARLEEVTGKIQSARNLIMKGCEVNSSSEELWLEAARLQPPDTARAVIAHAARNLPHSVRIWVKAAELEQEPKAKRRVYRKALEHIPNSVRLWKAAVEMENPEDARILLSRAVECCPTSVELWLALARLETYENARKVLNKARENIPTDRQIWVTAAKLEEAHGNTHMVEKIIDRAITSLSANGVEINREHWFKEAMEAEKSGAVHTCQAIIRAVIGHGIEPEDQKHTWMEDAEMCGSEGAFECARAVYGYALSVFPSKKSIWLRAAYLEKQHGSRASLEALLQRAVAHCPKSEVLWLMGAKSKWLAGDVPAARGILSLAFQANPNSEEIWLAAVKLESENKEYDRARRLLSKARASAPTPRVMIKSAKLEWALKNMDVALKLLEEAIKVFSDYAKLYMMKGQIEEQLEKYDDAHSTYTQGLKKCPTSISMWILLSRLEEQLKHITKARSVLEKARLRNPKDAELWLESVRLERRNGSAEIASAMMAKALQECPAAGRLWAEAIFMESRPQRKTKSVDALKKCEHDAHVLLAISQLFWSERKINKCREWFNRTVKIDPDLGDAWAYFYKFELLHGTEQSQEDVKSRCKAAEPHHGER
- the LOC105380033 gene encoding pre-mRNA-processing factor 6 isoform X1, which produces MSVPPQAFVNKNKKHFLGIPAPLGYVAGVGRGATGFTTRSDIGPARDANDVSDDRHAPPVAKRKKNEEEDDDEDLNDSNYDEFSGYSGSLFSKDPYDKDDAEADAIYESIDKRMDEKRKEYREKRLKEDLERYRQERPKIQQQFSDLKRELKDVSEEEWSAIPEVGDARNRKQRNPRAEKFTPLPDSVLSRNLGGESSSSIDPGSGLASMMPGVMTPGMLTPSGDLDLRKIGQARNTLMNVKLSQVSDSVTGQTVVDPKGYLTDLQSMIPTYGGDINDIKKARLLLKSVRETNPNHPPAWIASARLEEVTGKIQSARNLIMKGCEVNSSSEELWLEAARLQPPDTARAVIAHAARNLPHSVRIWVKAAELEQEPKAKRRVYRKALEHIPNSVRLWKAAVEMENPEDARILLSRAVECCPTSVELWLALARLETYENARKVLNKARENIPTDRQIWVTAAKLEEAHGNTHMVEKIIDRAITSLSANGVEINREHWFKEAMEAEKSGAVHTCQAIIRAVIGHGIEPEDQKHTWMEDAEMCGSEGAFECARAVYGYALSVFPSKKSIWLRAAYLEKQHGSRASLEALLQRAVAHCPKSEVLWLMGAKSKWLAGDVPAARGILSLAFQANPNSEEIWLAAVKLESENKEYDRARRLLSKARASAPTPRVMIKSAKLEWALKNMDVALKLLEEAIKVFSDYAKLYMMKGQIEEQLEKYDDAHSTYTQGLKKCPTSISMWILLSRLEEQLKHITKARSVLEKARLRNPKDAELWLESVRLERRNGSAEIASAMMAKALQECPAAGRLWAEAIFMESRPQRKTKSVDALKKCEHDAHVLLAISQLFWSERKINKCREWFNRTVKIDPDLGDAWAYFYKFELLHGTEQSQEDVKSRCKAAEPHHGERWCRVSKQIDHWCFGTEQVLLLVAKSLPVPT